One Dromiciops gliroides isolate mDroGli1 chromosome 3, mDroGli1.pri, whole genome shotgun sequence DNA segment encodes these proteins:
- the LOC122748261 gene encoding formyl peptide receptor-related sequence 4-like gives METASPAPANSSEIPSDPLAGAKFALHMLFLIILSATSILGMIGNGLVIWVTSFRMPQNITKIWFLNLAVADFTFTAFLPIKVATLALGHWPLGQLACKLYHTLSMLNMFASVFLLTLVSVDRCLCILQPLLARNHRTQCRVTLVAIGAWVLALGFSGPYLVYRETHTDPVTGLTYCYNNYNAWPEVTENWMEQIERVMRRYRIQVTVNFVAGFAGPLLIICGCSGLSVAKLKAGRQSMRSNRPFQVLIAVVMAFFCCWFPLHLVTIWELIANLKNTQGHGLLAYLSMPAFILASANSCLNPILYSFIGKNFRQHLLCSMTSVLQQALEEDSKTGRTARNTTSELQEIRPLGP, from the coding sequence ATGGAGACGGCGTCCCCTGCTCCAGCCAATTCATCCGAGATTCCCTCAGACCCTTTAGCAGGGGCTAAATTTGCCCTCCACATGCTGTTCTTGATCATCCTTTCGGCGACCTCCATCCTAGGCATGATCGGCAATGGATTGGTGATCTGGGTGACCAGCTTTCGCATGCCCCAAAACATCACCAAAATCTGGTTCCTCAACCTGGCTGTGGCCGACTTTACCTTCACTGCCTTCTTACCCATTAAGGTGGCTACTTTAGCCTTGGGCCACTGGCCCTTAGGCCAACTGGCCTGTAAACTTTACCACACCCTCAGTATGCTCAATATGTTTGCTAGCGTCTTCCTGCTGACCCTGGTCTCCGTAGATCGTTGTCTGTGCATCCTCCAGCCGTTATTGGCTCGGAACCACCGCACACAATGTCGAGTAACCCTGGTGGCCATCGGGGCTTGGGTCCTGGCACTGGGGTTCTCTGGTCCCTACCTGGTATAtcgagagacacacacagacccCGTGACTGGGCTCACCTACTGTTACAACAACTACAATGCGTGGCCTGAGGTCACAGAAAACTGGATGGAACAGATAGAGCGGGTAATGAGGAGGTACCGGATTCAGGTGACTGTCAATTTTGTGGCTGGCTTTGCAgggcccctgctcatcatttgtggCTGCTCTGGCCTCAGTGTTGCCAAGCTCAAGGCTGGAAGGCAGTCAATGAGGTCCAACCGGCCCTTCCAGGTGCTGATAGCAGTGGTCATGGCTTTCTTCTGCTGCTGGTTCCCTCTGCACCTGGTGACCATCTGGGAGCTGATCGCCAACCTGAAGAACACCCAGGGCCACGGCCTGCTTGCTTACCTGTCAATGCCAGCCTTCATCCTGGCCAGTGCCAACAGCTGCCTCAACCCAATTCTCTACTCCTTCATTGGCAAGAACTTCCGTCAGCATCTCCTGTGCTCCATGACATCTGTCCTGCAGCAGGCCCTGGAGGAAGACTCAAAAACTGGCAGGACTGCTAGGAACACAACCTCTGAACTTCAGGAAATCAGGCCCTTGGGGCCCTGA